Part of the Catalinimonas alkaloidigena genome is shown below.
TTCCGGTTTTATCAGTAAAAATAGTATTGGTCTCTCCCAATGCTTCCACAGCTGAAAGCTGCTTTACTATCACTTCATGTCTTGCCAGCCGAATCATCCCTCTCGCCAGGGCAATACTTGCCACTATAGGTAAGCCCTCTGGTATTGCTGCAATTGCCCATGCGATCGCTGTCTGAATAATGGTATAGGTATCGCGATCGGTAATAAAACCTACTCCGGCCAGTATTGCGGCCAATCCCAGCACTACCCAAATTAATCGCTGGGACAGCTTGTTTAATTTTTTGTCCAGCGGTACCTTTTCTCCACTGGCGGAGCTCACTATATCAGAGATATTACCGATCTCGGTGTGCATGCCGGTAGCGGTTACGACCGCCTTGGCTTTTCCTCTGGTTACGGAAGTTCCTTTAAAGGCCATATTTTTCCGCTCCGCGATCTCGGCATCTTCTTCTACTTTTTCAGTATTTTTATCTACCGGAACTGACTCGCCGGTAAGCGCTGACTCATTGAGCTGTAATTCCGAAACTTCTACCAGACGCGCATCTGCAGCCACCACCTGGCCGGCATCAAGCACAAGTATATCACCCGGAACCAGATGCTCAGCATCTATAGTCTGCTCTTCGCCATCTCGTAGCACTTCAGCTTCAACCTTATCCATTTCCTTAAGCGCGTTCATAGACTTTTGGGCCTGCATTTCCATCCAAAATCCTATGGCTGTATTGATGAGGAGCACTACTACGATAAAAATACCTTCCGGGAGGTCACCAAATATGAAAGAAAGTGCAGCGGCAGCAGCAAGCAGGTATACCACTGGTGTATTAACCTGCTCAAGAATGATTTTCCAGGGACTTTTCTTTTTTCGCTTTTCCAACTGGTTTGGACCAAAATGCTCTAACCTTCGTTTAGCTTCATCTGATGAGAGCCCTTTCTCTACCTTCGTTTCAAGCTGTTCAAGTATGCTATCCTGCTTTTCAGTAAATGGTTTTTCAATTGAAACATCCTCTATCATGTCATTTATTGTTTAAGCTTAAAAAAATCTGCATTGTAGGAGTAAAAAATGTATTTCCAGTCAAACGGAAACGCCTGATGCATGCACTCAAACTAAATTTCTTGGGATTTTGCGCTTCCAGGTTTCAGTAAATATTCTCCTTTCCCCTTCGTATGCATCTAGTTCTGCGTAGAGTTTAAAATAATCTCTGTCTGAGGTGAGAATAGTTCTGGCATGCGTACTGATTTCCCAATCCTGCCTTTTCATCGATTTTTTCCAAACAACTTCTCCTTTAAGGGTATTCAGTTGGTCATTTCTTACATAGTAATTCTCCTTATTGTAATTGCTGACTTCAAGGTCCAGTTCTTCAATACGATATGTCCCCTGATCCTTCAGCACTTCCAGCGTAGAGCCATCTTCTATGAGGTCACGCACGACATTCCACGCCTGACTGCCTGACTTGATCACTTCTGCTCCACTCCTGGGACTAGCACCTATGGGCGGACCAAAAGCATTCTGAATTTCTTTCCTTTCTTTTTTCACGGGTAGTATCAACTTACTCTCATCTGTAAACACCTGTAGTTTAGTAAGTTCAGGAGATGGCCAGGCCAATGGCCAGTAGGATGTAGATACGGACACTCTTAACTGGTGACCGGCAGGAAAAATATGACCAATTTCGTTGAGTTGAACCCTAACTTTATACTTTTTGTCTGGCTCCAGAGGTTCGGGAAATTCGTGACTATTGTGATGAGTTAGGTTAAACAAACCATAAGTCACGCGTGTCACTTTATGATCGTCTCGCACATCTGATAATCGCACTGCGATCATAGCCTGTGGCTTGTCTACCGAGACTGTAAACTCTACTGAAGGAGCTCCTAATATTTCTAAGTCATTCACCAATGGCGGGCTGTTGAAGACCAATGCTCCTCCATCTTCTTCCCGCTGGTCACTCGGCAGATCAGGAGGGGCGCTGTAAGAACACCACTTTCCGGCAAACAGTCCTAGGCGAAGCGGTGAGCTTACCCAAAGAGCTTTCGGATCTTCCACCTGCACCACTGATTCATGTTGAAGTTTGCCCGCTTTGAGCACCCAATCTTCCTCCTGAATGGCAGGGGAAGGCCATTCTTCTAATCCTGTCCAATAGCCAGGTCGCTCTTCATAATCAGTAGTGGGGGGTACACTTTTCTGTACCCAGGCTTTAAGCATTGGCTCATTTTGTATGCCAGTGTCTTTATTGCTGAGCCACTGATCCCACCAGCGTACACATTCTTGTAAAAAACCGATAGCCGGCCCCGGCTTACCATTGTGCGGATAACGATGGCTCCAGGGCCCCACCAACCCCATACGAGGCACATTCAGGTTTTTTAAGAGGCGAAAAACACTATTGGAATAGCCATCAGCCCAGCCGCTTACCGCCATCACCGGGCATTGTATGTCATCATAATTTTCACACACCGAGCCATGCTTCCAGTATTCATCTCTGTGCTGATGTTCAAGCCAGTTTTCCAGCCAGTGTCCGCTCTTTTCTAACCTCTGCAGCCATAATTCCTTCCAGCGCTCACCTACCAGCACTGGGTCCGGTGGCAGACTATTTCTGCCAAACATGACGGAAGCCCATGACAGATTATCCCCCAAAAGACAGCCCCCCATATAATGTACATCATCAGCATAGCGATCATCAGTGGAGCAGACAGTAATCACAGCTTTAAGTGCTTCCGGGCGTCGTGCAGCGATTTGTAATCCGTTAAATCCTCCCCATGATATCCCAATCATACCCACTTTTCCATTGCACCAGGGCTGTTTTGCCAACCATTCAATAATCCTTTCTCCATCTTCAAGCTCCTGCTCCAGGTATTCATCTTTAATCACACCTTCGGAATCGCCACTCCCTCTGATGTCTACTCTAATTCCGGCATAGCCGTATCCGGCAAAGAAGCGATGGTTAATTTCATCACCAGTTCGGGTATGGTCTCTTTTGCGGTAAGGAATATACTCTAGAATCGCGGGCACAGGCTCTTGCCTGGCTTTTTCTGGAATCCACATTCGTGCTGCTAACCTAGTTCCATCGGGCATTACAATCCATTCATTTTCAATCTCTTTTACCCGATGCGGTAAGTCATCCACATAGTCCATACATTATAGTTTTTTTATTTTCACATGCATCAATTCCACTATCTCCCGGTATTTTTGTTCAAGCTCCTCACGTGTCTGAGCACCAGTGAAGATAAAAGCAAGCAAATAGCTGTAGTTATCCTGACCCGGTAATTCAGACAGCTTTTGTCCCTCTTCTACCTGTAACTTGATATGGGTATCCGGATACTGTTGATAAATACGTTCTATATCATCCTGATCCGGCAGACGCTCTACAATTCCGTCTTCAAATACACGATAGTGAAACTTGGCGGAATAATTATACTGTCCTTCCTTATCCTTATAATCAGGTTGTTCTCCCAAAGCAAGCTTTACCAAAAGCTGATGATTTGAGCTACCCTTTACTTTGGCATATAGATCACTGTGAGACTGTGACATGCGAGGGTTAATTTCCAGCAGACAAATCTGATCTTTATCTTCATCGTAGAAATACTCAATATTAAAAGTGGAGTCCTCATAGCCAATATGCTTCATTACTTTTGCAGACACCTCATGTAATCTACGCTGTACTTTTTCTGGAAGCTCACTGGGAAGCTTATAGTAAAAGAAAGAAGGAACTTCCTCGTAATTGATTGAGTCTACAATACCATAGGTTTTCACTTCACTATTTTGAACATAGCCAGATACAGTACACTGATGTCCTCCAATAAGACTTTCGGCAATACAATAATTTCCATTGATATGCTGAATATCAGCAGGCATGTTTAGCTTCTCCATCAAAAGATTAAAGGGTTCGCCAAAATCCTTGATTTTTTCACGAATCTTTGGCAATGCTTCCTCCAATATCTCTTCATTTTCCACTTTAAACCCCAATTGTGATGCATAAGCTTTGATCGGCTTGATCCAGAATGGTGTTTTCAGATTAATATCTTCTATTTTGTTTACAGTAAAAGGATCAACAGCTTCAAAATCAGGGATGTGATCAGGGATTGACTTTTCCTGTTCCAGGCGGCTCCAGTATTTATGCTCACATTTGAAACCACTTTCCAGTGAAGGACCTCTAAGCCCATACTCTTCAGTCAATAAAAAAGCGATCAATGTTGCAGGAAAATCATAAAAGGATATGATAGCATCAATAGAGCCTTCAAAGTTATTGAGTTGATCTCTGGCTTGCTCCATAAATTTACGCACATCAGGTTTTACTTCCTTTTGCTGTATTTCATTGATATGAAAAAGAGGGATGAAATTATATTGATCTGCATGCTCAATAGATTTAAGTTCACCCATGTTGAATTCGTCTGATCCGACGATAAAAATATTCTTTCTGTCCATAGTTTAAAAAATTGAGTCTCGCTATGTAAACTGCCTTAATCCGTACGATTGTTTAATCTAATTTCGCACTGGTAAAATCAACTCATAGTCATTAAGGTAGAAAGTACTAATATTGGGTTTTGAAGCATAAGTATCTCTTTATCTGACAAGACAGTCTTTTTTACTTAATTGCTCATCGCTCATCAACAATGACTAATGCATAAACGAAGCTGGATGAAAACAAATAAAGCACATATAACAAAGCTGATTGAGAAATACCAAACCTCCTTTTATCCCTTAATTCCTGGGCTACAGAAAAAAGATCTGATGAGTCTGGACTTTTCAGAAGGCAGTCCTTATCTCAGGGAAATTGACCTCAAAGACACACTCGCATTTAACCATCTTGTTTTTGATGAAGTACTGAAAGATAAAATAGGAATCGGTGGTTTTTTTGAAGACAGAATTATATATCGGAGAAGTGCGCACTATGATGGAAAAGAGGCTCGTAGTATACATTTGGGATTAGACATCTGGGCAAAAGCTGGCACCAAGCTTTATAGCCCACTATCCGGCAAAATTCACAGCCTTCAGGACAATCAGGGTTTTGGTAACTATGGGCCTACACTTATACTTGAACACCAGATGGAAGATGCAACTTTTTATATACTTTATGGTCATTTGCATAGGGAAATACTGGAAAGCTGGAAGGTAGGAGACCAGGTTGATCAAGCCCAGTATCTGGGCGATATTGGTGACTTTCCTGAAAATGGAGACTGGCCACCCCATTTGCATTGGCAGGTCATGACTGATATGTTAGGTAACACTGGAGATTTTCCTGGTGTGGCAGCACCATCTGATCGCAATTATTATTTGCAATTTTGTATAAATCCTCACTATATTCTAAGACTTTCTGATTGAAAATGCCATTTCAACCTATTTGATAAAGATTCAAGGCACTTGGAACGATATTACCAAATATTAGAAATCCCAGTAGGATCATCTCAGCATGAGATTAAAAAAGCTTACCGTAAGTTAGCAATGCGATTTCATCCTGACAAAAATGATGGTAAAGATATAGGTCAACGTTTTATTCAGATTACTGAAGCGTACGAGATTCTTATCGGTGTTCGCAAGGCACCTGCTTCAAGAATTTTCTCCCCCCAGTATCAGCAACATGCCTACAACAGAAGGCCTTATAATTTTAGAAGGCAGTCTTATCGTGAAATGTGGGAAGAAGAAAGGCTTAGAAGAAAGAGAGATGCACGAAGAAACGCTAAAGAGCACGCCAAAAGACGGTATGAAAACTTCAAAAAAAATAACGAAGCATTTAAAAAAAGCTGGTACTACAAACCCACATATTACCTTATTCACACCATTCAAGTGCTTGGTTGGACTTTTGGCTTGTTCTTACTCTTGTCACCATTGTTCGCTGCTTTGTATTTTCATTTTAATGACAGTCAATGGTGGAAATGCCTCGTTTGCCTTCCATTGATATTGGCTGGTATCCTTTGTATTGAGCATACAAAGAGGCTGATGAGAGAAGCGGAGCCTTTCTTCAGTTAACACAACTTTTTATGCCGAAAAAATGTATATACATTATATGTATTGGTATCTAATATGATTTCCCTTAGCTATCTGTTTCAGGAATCAATTTAGTTTTCATGGAGAGGCCTACTTTACTAAAAAATGATATTAGCGATTTGGAAATTACTGATTTGCTGTAAAGTACAAGAATGAACAAAGGTGGATCACATATAAACAATTACGCTTTGAAGTCTATTTTATACATGTAATAAATATTTTAAAATCCAAAGCTTCACCTTTAACCTTTTCTTCTGATAGTACTATTAATACAAGCAGATTTATAATCTTTTTAGATAATATATAATATTAATAAAAGTGTTAGTTCTTTGATTATTTGTTAATGATTGTATCATTTCTTTAATATGATCAGAAAAACCAGGGTTAATTTTTAATAAACACTGTTTATTACAAACGTTTTATACAATGTTGGAAATTGACTTTGATGTTTAAGATTTATTATTAGATTTGAATAAGATGAACTCAAGATGTTGATAGCTGTAGCAGGTAACATTGGTACCGGAAAGACGACATTGGTTAGGAAATTAGCTGATTATTTTGGCTATCAGGCTGAGTACGAAGCCATACACGAGAATCCGTACTTATCTCTTTTCTATCGGGACATGGAACGTTGGGCATTTCCGCTACAGGTTTATTTCCTTGGTCATCGTTTTCGACAGGGGTTAAGTTTAAATGATCGTGAATCTGGTGTAATCTTGGATAGAACAATTTATGAAGATGCAAATGTGTTTGCTAAAAATTTGTATCGCTCTAACTATTTGAGCCAGGTTGATTACGAAAATTATTTAAGCCTTTACCAATCAATGGTAGGGTTAATCCCTAAACCGGATATCCTGGTTTACTTGAAGGGTAAGCCTAAAAATTTGAAATACAGAATTAGTCACAGAAGTGAGGGTGGCATAAGAAGTTTTGAACGAGAAATCTCATTGGCTTATTTAAAGAATCTGGACCTATGCTATGCTTCATGGATAAGTAATTATACATATTCCACTACCCTTACTATTGATATTGACACAATTGATTTAGCTAAAGATGAACATTTTGAAACACTAGTAAAAAACATTCAAAATCAAAAAAGATGCGTCACTTAGAAGATTTTTATGTGAAAAATACAATGGGAGACTCTAAAATTTACTACAGATTAAAACCCATTATATTTCCAGAAAACGAATTCACCTATTTAGGTACAGAAATACTTACCAAAGAAGGAGAAGGTAATATAGAAAACCACGAGC
Proteins encoded:
- a CDS encoding ATP-grasp domain-containing protein, with translation MDRKNIFIVGSDEFNMGELKSIEHADQYNFIPLFHINEIQQKEVKPDVRKFMEQARDQLNNFEGSIDAIISFYDFPATLIAFLLTEEYGLRGPSLESGFKCEHKYWSRLEQEKSIPDHIPDFEAVDPFTVNKIEDINLKTPFWIKPIKAYASQLGFKVENEEILEEALPKIREKIKDFGEPFNLLMEKLNMPADIQHINGNYCIAESLIGGHQCTVSGYVQNSEVKTYGIVDSINYEEVPSFFYYKLPSELPEKVQRRLHEVSAKVMKHIGYEDSTFNIEYFYDEDKDQICLLEINPRMSQSHSDLYAKVKGSSNHQLLVKLALGEQPDYKDKEGQYNYSAKFHYRVFEDGIVERLPDQDDIERIYQQYPDTHIKLQVEEGQKLSELPGQDNYSYLLAFIFTGAQTREELEQKYREIVELMHVKIKKL
- a CDS encoding J domain-containing protein, coding for MERYYQILEIPVGSSQHEIKKAYRKLAMRFHPDKNDGKDIGQRFIQITEAYEILIGVRKAPASRIFSPQYQQHAYNRRPYNFRRQSYREMWEEERLRRKRDARRNAKEHAKRRYENFKKNNEAFKKSWYYKPTYYLIHTIQVLGWTFGLFLLLSPLFAALYFHFNDSQWWKCLVCLPLILAGILCIEHTKRLMREAEPFFS
- a CDS encoding deoxynucleoside kinase, with the protein product MLIAVAGNIGTGKTTLVRKLADYFGYQAEYEAIHENPYLSLFYRDMERWAFPLQVYFLGHRFRQGLSLNDRESGVILDRTIYEDANVFAKNLYRSNYLSQVDYENYLSLYQSMVGLIPKPDILVYLKGKPKNLKYRISHRSEGGIRSFEREISLAYLKNLDLCYASWISNYTYSTTLTIDIDTIDLAKDEHFETLVKNIQNQKRCVT
- a CDS encoding CocE/NonD family hydrolase, which produces MDYVDDLPHRVKEIENEWIVMPDGTRLAARMWIPEKARQEPVPAILEYIPYRKRDHTRTGDEINHRFFAGYGYAGIRVDIRGSGDSEGVIKDEYLEQELEDGERIIEWLAKQPWCNGKVGMIGISWGGFNGLQIAARRPEALKAVITVCSTDDRYADDVHYMGGCLLGDNLSWASVMFGRNSLPPDPVLVGERWKELWLQRLEKSGHWLENWLEHQHRDEYWKHGSVCENYDDIQCPVMAVSGWADGYSNSVFRLLKNLNVPRMGLVGPWSHRYPHNGKPGPAIGFLQECVRWWDQWLSNKDTGIQNEPMLKAWVQKSVPPTTDYEERPGYWTGLEEWPSPAIQEEDWVLKAGKLQHESVVQVEDPKALWVSSPLRLGLFAGKWCSYSAPPDLPSDQREEDGGALVFNSPPLVNDLEILGAPSVEFTVSVDKPQAMIAVRLSDVRDDHKVTRVTYGLFNLTHHNSHEFPEPLEPDKKYKVRVQLNEIGHIFPAGHQLRVSVSTSYWPLAWPSPELTKLQVFTDESKLILPVKKERKEIQNAFGPPIGASPRSGAEVIKSGSQAWNVVRDLIEDGSTLEVLKDQGTYRIEELDLEVSNYNKENYYVRNDQLNTLKGEVVWKKSMKRQDWEISTHARTILTSDRDYFKLYAELDAYEGERRIFTETWKRKIPRNLV
- a CDS encoding peptidoglycan DD-metalloendopeptidase family protein; its protein translation is MKTNKAHITKLIEKYQTSFYPLIPGLQKKDLMSLDFSEGSPYLREIDLKDTLAFNHLVFDEVLKDKIGIGGFFEDRIIYRRSAHYDGKEARSIHLGLDIWAKAGTKLYSPLSGKIHSLQDNQGFGNYGPTLILEHQMEDATFYILYGHLHREILESWKVGDQVDQAQYLGDIGDFPENGDWPPHLHWQVMTDMLGNTGDFPGVAAPSDRNYYLQFCINPHYILRLSD